The sequence ATCGAGGGTGCCTCCGAGGGTCGTGGGCTGGGACATGATTTCCTGCGGCACGCCGAGCGGACGCGTGTCCTGGTGGCCGTCGTCGACGGCGCCGCAGCGGATCCGGTCGGCGAATGGCAGGCTGTCGAGGCCGAGCTTCGCGAGCACGATCCATCGCTCATGCTGCGACCGATGCCGATGGTCGTCACCAAGCAGGACCTCCCCGAGGTGCACGCCGCCTGGACCGGCATCCGCCGCACGCTGGGCGCGACCGGCGCCAAGCCGATCGCCGTCTCCGCTCACGCCGGCACCGGGCTGCGCGAGCTGCGGACGGCGCTGGCCGAGGCGCTCGATGACTCAGAGGGCCGTTCCGCCTCGGAGCCCCTGCCCGGGGCGGTGCGCCTGCATCGGTTCGACCCACTCGACGCCGGGTGGCAGGTGATCGCCGAGGCAGACGGCCTCCGCGTGCGGGGTCGGCGCATCGAGACGACCGCCGCCCGCACAAACTTCGAGAACTACGAATCGCGCGATCGATTCCAGCGCACCCTGGAACGGATGGGGATCGACGCCGAGCTGCGACGGCTGGGGGCGCGCAGCGGGACGATGGTGCGCATCGGCTCGGTCGAGCTGGAGTGGGGAGACGAGGATTGAGGGGCGCGGCGGTTCGGGCCGAGGGAACGACAGGACGCGCCTCCGAGCTGCACGAGGCGGCACCCGAACCGGTGGCCCGAGCCAGGCAAAAGCCCCGAGCCAGGAAGGTCGGGATCCTGGGTGGCACATTCGACCCGCCGCACATCGGCCACCTCTGGCTGGCCACCCTGGCCGCCGACAGCCTGGGCCTCGGCCATGTCCTGCTGATGCCGGCCGCGCGTCCGCCGCACAAGGGCCGCACGGCCATCAGCAACGCAGCCGACCGGGTGATGATGACCCGGCTGGCGATCAGCGGCGATCCGGGGCTCGACCTGTCGCTGGTCGAGATGGAGCGCCCTGGCCCCTCCTACACGGTCGACTCGCTGGCGCAGCTCCGTGCCCACCTCGGCAAGGAGGTGGGGCTGGTCCTGATCATGGCCGCAGACTCGTTCGCGGAGATCGAGACCTGGCGTGAGCCGGATCGGCTGCTCGAGCTGGCGGAATGGGCGGTCGGTCCGCGTCCCGGGACGCCGCTGCCGGAACGCGAGGAATTGCGCGCGCGCTTCGGTTCGGCTGCAGCCCGCATCCACCTGCTGGATGGCCCGTCGCTCGACCTCAGCAGCTCCGACATCCGGGCTCGGGTGGCGGCGGGTCGCCCCATCCGCTACCTTGTCCCGCGGGCCGTCGAGGAGCTGATCACGGCCCGTGGCCTGTATCGAAGGAAGAGACCATAGAGGAGCGCACAGACGGGCTGACGGCCATCGATCCCGGTGACCTCGCGCATCGGATCGTGGACCTCGCCTCCGACAGGAAGGCGGTCGACATCGTGCTGCTGCGGACGACCGAGGTGACCACCATGGCCGATTACTTCGTCATCTGCACCGGCCGCAGCGACCGTCAGCTCCAGGTGCTGGCCAACGGGATCATCGACGAGCTGCGCGACGACGGGATCCGTCCACTGGGCGTCGAGGGCCGCGGTGCCGCGCGCTGGGTGCTGCTTGACTACGGCGCGGTCATCGTCCACCTCTTCGCCCCCGATGAGCGCGAGTTCTACGGGCTCGAGCGGCTGTGGAGCAACGCGGCGCAGGTCGTCCGCCTGGTCTAACCGCGCTCCGCAGGTACTACCGGGGTACCAGTCCGGGCACACCGGACCTCCTATTGAGCCGATCGGGGGCCGCTTCCATGCTCGGGCCATGGACGAGCACGCTATTGAGCACACGAGCGAGGAAACGCCGGCCGAGTCCTGCCGCTTCTGCGGCGGCGGCCTGCTGACCAGCGTCTTCGACACCTCGTTCCGCGACACCGCCGCCGAGGAGCGACTCTTCTTCGCCATCCCCGGGGCCCTGTGCGTGCCCTGCCGCCAGCTGTACGTCGACCGCCAGCTGATCGGGATCCTGGGCCTCTCCGAGTCGCAGTGCACCTTCGCCATCCAGAGCGACCGGGTCCTGCGCGCGGGCGCCGCCTAGCCGAATCCCTCAGCCGCGCGTCGGACGCGTTGCCAGCAGGTATTCCCCCAGCCAGGCGACCAGCGCCGGCTCCTCCTCCATCTCGTTGGCCTTGATCGACAGGTCGGCCTCGAACAGACCGCGCAGCATCCCCTCCAGCTCGGCCCCCGAGTAGCGTCGCGCCGACTCCGCGATCCGCTCGGCCATGCGCGCGTTGCCGCGCCCGACCCGCCTGGTCAGCTCCTGCGGCGTGGCGCCGTTGGCGCCCAGGTCGCGGGCGACGATCAGGTCGGCGATCCTGCCCTCCAGCGCCGCCAGGATCCTGAGCACAGGCTGCCCTTCGCCGATGGCCCGCTCGATCGCCGCCGCCGCGGCCGCCGGCTCGCGCCGGTCGATGGCATTGGTGATCGCGAACACGCTCGCCGGTCGCGTGTCGCTGACCAGCGCCTCGGCGTCCGCGGGGGTGATGGCGCGTGCGCCCGCATAGGTCGCCAGCTTGCGCAGCTCGCCGTCCGCCACCCTGGTCTGCTGCCCGCGCTCGATGTCCGATTCCCAGATGGCGCCGCCGATGCGCTCCGCCAGCACCGCGGCGGCCCGCGGCTCGATCGCCACGCCGAGGCCTTCGGCGTGGGCGCGGATCCAGCCCTGCAGCTGGTTGCGCCGGGGCGTGGCCCGTTCCTCGACGGTTCCGCCGCGCGCCACCACGGCCTCGACGATCCGCTGCAGCAATGCCGGCGGACGCCCGGCATCGCGGGACGGCCGGAGCTCGGCCAGCGCCAGCGCCGCGCCGTCGGGCAGCTCGGTCGCGAGGGCCAACAGCTTGTCGGTTGCCGCGTTCGAGCGGCCAGCCGCGAAGATCGGCTGGTGCAGCACCACCAGGTGAGCGCCGAACATGCCCACCGTGGCGGACTCGAGCCGGGCTCGGTCGATGGCAGCCTCATCAGGGCTGCGCTCGGGCGTGATCTCGGTGCGCTCCGCAACATCCACCCGCGCCGCGAAGGTGGTCAGCGACTGGTCGATCCCGAAATCGTCATCGCCATGGACGAAGAGGAGTGTCATCCGGCCTGCCCCTCCGCCCAGGCAGCTCGCAGGCGCGCCTCGAGCTCGTCCACCGTCAATCCGGCAGCGGCCGCGAGGTCGGCCTGCATGGCGTGCGCCGGGGCACGGGCCAGCTCGAGATCGGCCCGGTAGTCGGGGTAGCGGCGGGCCTGGTCATCGATCCGCTCGTCGATCGAGACGAAGGCCTCCGCCACGTGCCGGTCGGCCACCGCCACTGCCACGGAGGCCCAGCCGCGTGGTTCGCGTGACGGATCGAGCAGGCTGGCGATGGGATGCGACGCGATCGGCTCGGCCAGCTCCGGATACCCGCGCTCGGCCATCCACCGCGCCCCGAGCACACCGTGACGATCGCCGTCGCCTCTGGTCATGGGCTTGTCAACATCGTGCAGTAGGGCGGCGACCGCGACAAGGCGCGGATCAACTTTGACATCGGCCGCATCAAGGAGCCGTGCCGCCTCGGCCGCGACCCGACTGACGCCGCGCGAATGCGTGACGATCCCGTCGGGAAGGTCGAAGGAGGCAAGCAGCCGCTCGGCCTCGGCGAGAGTGGGAACGGCGGCCATGCAAGGATGCTACGCGCCGGCCGGCTGGCCGTGATCGGCCGGGCGACTACGGCGCGCCAGGGATCGCTGCCCGCGCGGCTGATCACCCGGTAGCGCAGGCCATCGCTGATCACTTCGAGGTTGCCCTCCAGATCGGTTCGATGCAGTCGGAGCCCGGGGACCTGGCGGAGGTTGTCGAGGGTCACCTGGTGCGGGTGCCCGTAGTCGTTGCCGAGGCCAGCCGAGATGAGGGCGGCACCGGGACGGGTTACGTCCAGCAGGGCTGGGCCGCTGCTCGAATGGGAGCCGTGGTGGCCGACCTTCAGCACGTCGATCCGGGGCAGAAGTCCGCGTTCGGCAAGTAACGCCTCGACCGGCATCTCCGCGTCACCGGTCAGGAGCGCCGTGAAGCCGCCGCTGCGCAGCAGGCCAACCACCGACGCGTTGTTGATGTCGCCCTCGGGCAAAGGACCGGCGACGTCATTCACGCTGGGGTAGAGGATGGTGACCGTCGTCGTCCGATCGAGCGTCAGCCTTGCACCCGCTCGCGCCGGCGCAAGGCGCGCCCCAGGCTCGTCGCGCGCCTGGATGATGAATCGGGGATAGGTCGGGTTCTGGTAGGCGCGGCCCGCATCCAGGATCAGCCCAACCTGGTAGCGCTCCATGGCTGCCACCAGCCCGGCGACGTGGTCCTCGTGTGGGTGGGTCAGGATCATGACGTCGATGCGACGCTGCCACCACGGCAGACGCTCGCCCAGGCGCCGAAGGAGAAGATCCGGATCTGGTCCGCCATCCAGCAGCATCGTGGCGCCCGAGGGCGCGGTCACCAGGATGGCGTCCCCCTGCCCGACATCCAAGGCGACCAGGTGCAGGCGGCCGTCCGGCAGGCTTGTCAGTGTCAGCGCGCCGAGAAGGGCGCCAGCGGCCGCGAGCCCAACCATCGGACGAGCCAGCTGTTGGACAGATGCGCGTGTGAACGCAATGGCTCGCTGGAGAAGGGCCGAACGTCTGCGCGATGACTGCAGTGGCAACAGCTCGCCTTCGGCGGGTTCCGGCTCGGCCGGCCTACCGTAACGCCGCGAGGCGATTGCCAGGGCCGGATACCAGCCCAGCGCCAGCCAGCCAGGCGCGGCCACCGACACTGACGCGAACGGGATGGCCGCGGCGGCCTGCCCGGCGACGATCATGGCGCGCAACAGGAGCCACGCGCTCCCACCGACCGCCCAGCGCAGCATCTCGGTGAGCGGGGTGACCTGAAGGGCCGAGGCGATCGCCCCCAGCGGCGCGGCGATGGCGCACAGCAGCATGACCAGCGGCACGAGTGGAACCACCACGACGTTGGCGGCGGGCGCGACCAGAGAGAGCCGCCCGAAGCTGCCGACCACCACCGGCAGCGTGGTGAGCTGCGCCGCCAAGGTCAGGGCGACCGGCTCCCGGAGCCACGCCGGCCAGCCAGCCAAGCGCCGCTCGATCGAGCTCCCAAAGAGGATCAATCCGCCCGTCGCCAGGGCTGACAGCTGGAAGCCGACATCCCACAGGACCGATGGCGCAGCAATGAGCATTAGCAGGGCCGCAAGTCCCAAGGTAGAGGCGGCGTGCGCCCGCGACCCTCCGAACCGGGAGACCATCATGGCTCCGGCCATCAGAGCGGCGCGCACGACCGATGGCGAGGCGCCGGTCAACACGACGTAGGCGACGATCGTTGCGCCGGCGCCCGACGGCGCCAGCCAGCGACCGCCGCGACGCTCCTCGAGGGGTCGAAGGAGCGCCCCGACAATCGCGGCCACGATGGCGATGTTCCAGCCGGAAATGGCGACGACGTGGGTCAAACCAGCGACAGCAAAAGCATCCGCGACCTCGGGCGCGATGCTGCTTCTCACCCCGAGCAGGATGCCGGCGCCGAGCGCGGCTTCCGGCTCGGGCACCATCTCGTTGAGGCCGTGCAGCAGCCAACCCCGCGCCGCCGCGGCGATCCCGGCCGGCCCCGCCCGCGCCGGGCCGTCGAGGACGCGCGCCTCACGGGCGCGCAGCAGCCCGCCGATTCCCTGGCGGGCCAGGTACGCGGGGTAGTCGAAGCCATCGAACGCGGCCGGCGCCTCGACCGCTGCCGTCAGCACGACGCGTCGTCCGACTGCGAGTGGCAGGCTGCGGGGCAGGGTCGCGAGCAACCGTCCGCCTATGGGGTGCGCATGCCCCTGCAGCCGTGCGATCACCTCCTCCAGCACGACCTGCTGTGTCGACCCGCGCGGCCTCGGGTCATCGATCACGGTGCCGGCGAGCTCTATCTGTCCTCGGTCGATCAGGCCGGCGACGCTTCCTGGTCCTGATGGGAGCGCGAGCGCCGTGCCGCGCCAGGCGCCGAGCAGCAGGCCAATGCCGACGGCAGCGCATGCAATGCCGCTCCGCGGCCGGCGGACGACGAGAAGGAGGGCGCCCACCGCGCCAGCAACCGCGCCGACGGCGAACGCCGCAGATCCGGCGTTCGCATCGGCGCAGAGGATCCCCGCCGCGAGGCCGACGAGCGCGCCGGGTAGTGCCAGGCGCGCTGCCATGGATGCCCCAGGCACCTCAGCCGACGATAATGAGATCGCGGATCTTGTCCACCTGGGCGTTGGTCAGAACCTTGCGGGTCACCATCTCCTCGAGCGAACTGAACGGTTGCTCGGCGCGCGCGGCGACAATCTTCTGGACGGTGACCGGACCGATCCCGGGCAACGCATCGAGCTCCTCAGGGCTCGCCGAGTTCAGATCGACCAGGACGCTGCCAGCGCCGCTCCCGGATCCGCCACCGCCCGCAGTGGCGCCGATCAGCGGGACGACGATCTGCTGCCCGTCGCGCAGGGTGGCGGCCAGGTTGACCTGGGCCGCTGCCGCAACCAGGTCGACGTGGGGGCCGTAGCCACCGGCCGCCTCGATTGCGTCCGCCACGCGCGATCCTGTCGGCAGCTCGATGATCCCCGGACGCAGGACTGCACCCTCCACGTCCACCACCAGCCGCTCCGACGAAACCGCGACCGCCGAGGCCGAGGGCTCGCCGAAGGGATCCAGCACTTCGTCTGGCGTTGACGGCGCCGCACCGGCCCCCAGCAACAGCCACGCGCCGAGCCCCACCGCCGCCAGGGCAGTGGCCAGCGCGGCGATGGCGATCCGGTCACCAATCGTCATGGGCCCTCCTCCCGTCGCGTGGAGGCGAGCGGTGGACCTGTCCGAAGCCCGGCGTCCGGGCACTCGACCCCGGGCTCCGGAAGCAGGACGCGCAGCCTAGCGGCGGCGGTCTTATCCGCGCCTTACCGCCGGCTCATCAAACGCCCCGCCGGCTAATCCCCGGGGGTGACGATGTTCACCAGCCGACCCGGGATCTGCACCACCTTGCGCGGCGCGCGTCCCTTCAGGTAGGCCTGCACCCGCTCGCTGGCCAGCGCCAGCCGCTCGATCTCCTCTGGAGCGGTATCGGGCGACACCGACAGCCGGCCGCGCAGCTTGCCATCCACCTGCACCGGCAGCTCGATCCTCTCAGAGACGACCAGCGCCGGGTCGAAGGTGGGCCACGCTTGCTGGTGGATGCTGTACGGCTTGCCGCGCCGTGCCCAGAGCTCCTCGCTGATGTGCGGCGCCATCGGCGCCAGCAGCAGGAGCAGCGCGTCGACCGCCTCGGCGTAGGCATCGGTCCCGGCCAGGCCGTCGTCACGCGCACTGCCAAGGGCATTGGTCAGCTCCATCAGCCTGGAGAGCGCCGTGTTGAAGTGGAACTCGGCGTAGTCCTCGCCGACCTCCTTGATGGCCCGATGGGTGGCCTGCCGCAGGCCCCGCGTCTCGCCGTTGCCCGGCCGCGAGCCAGAGGCCTGGGCCACCGCCCAGACGCGGCCTAGGAAGCGATGCACCCCCTCGATGCTCGACGGGTTCCACGGCCCGCCCTGGTCCCACGGCCCGATGAACATCAGGAAGCAGCGCACCGTGTCCGAGCCGAAGCGCGAGGTCAGGTCGTCTGGGTTGACCACGTTGCCGCGCGACTTGCTCATGCGGTGATGGTCGGCGCCCAGGATCTGGCCCTGGTTGCGCAGCGCGGTGAACGGCTCGTCGAAATCGAGGTGGTGCATGTCGCGCAGCGCCTTGACGAAGAAGCGCGAGTACATCAGGTGCAGCACGGCGTGCTCGGCACCGCCGGTGTACAGGTCGACCGGCATCCAGCGCATCACCGCCACCGGGTCCCAGGCCTGCGTCTCGTCGTGGGGCGAGCAGTAGCGCAGGAAATACCACGCCGAGTCGACGAAGGTGTCCATCGTGTCCGTCTCGCGCCGCGCCGGTCCTGCGCAGACCGGGCACGAGGCGTTCAGGAACTCGGCGTGGGACTGCAGCGGGCTGACCCCGGTGGGCGCGAAGTCCACGTCGCGCGGCAGCAGCACCGGCAGCTGGTCCTCCGGCACCGGCTGCGGACCGTGCTCGTCGCAGTACACGATCGGGATCGGTGCGCCCCAGTAGCGCTGCCGGCTGATCAGCCAGTCGCGGATGCGGTAGGTGACCGCCGCCTGCCCCTGGCCGCGCTCGGCCAGCTCCTCGGTGATGGCCGCGATCGCATCGGACGCGGCCATGCCCGTGAAGTCGCCGGAGTCGACCAGCACCTCGTCATCGGTGTGCGGCAGGAAGGCCCCGCCCTCCCGCACCCGACCGTCGCGGGGGGCGACCACGTAGCGGATCGGCAGGTCGTAGCGCTTCGCGAAGGCGTAGTCGCGGTCGTCATGCGCGGGGACCCCCATCACCGCCCCGGTCCCGTAGGTGGGCAGCACGTAGTCGGCGATCCAGATCGGGATCCGCTCGCCCGTCATCGGGTGGATCGCGAATGCGCCGATGAACACCCCCCTCCGATCCCGCTCGGTGCCCATCCGCTCGATCTCGGTCTCGCGCCGGGCCGCCGCCACGCAGGCCTCCACCTCGGCACGCCGCTCGTCCGTGGTCAGGGCTGCGACGGCCGGGTGCTCCGGGGCAAGCACCATGAACGTTGCCCCGAAGATGGTGTCGGGACGGGTGGTGAAGACGCGGATCGGGGCCACCCCATCGGCCTCGACTGCGAAGTCGACCTCGGCGCCCTCGCTGCGACCGATCCAGTTGGTCTGCATCAGGCGAATCGGCTCCGGCCAGTCGATCTTGCTGAAGTCGAGCAGCTCGTCCGCGTAACGGGTCGTGCGCAGGAACCACTGTTCCAGGTCACGCTTGATGACCGGCGTCCCGCAGCGCCAGCAATGCCGATCGGCCCCCTCGACCTGCTCGCGCGCCAGCACCACCTGGTCCTTTGGGCACCAGTCGACCGGCGACATGGCCCGATACGCCAGCCCGGCATGGAAGAACTGCAGGAAGAGCCACTGGGTCCAGCGGTAGTAGGCCGGGTCGCTGGTGACCACCTCGCGCGACCAGTCGAACATGCAGCCCATCGAGCGGAACTGGGTCCGCATCCGCTCGACGTTCGTCTCGGTCCACTCCGCCGGATGCACGCCACGGTCGATGGCCGCGTTCTCGGCTGGCAGGCCGAACGAGTCGAAGCCCATCGGGAACATGACGTTCAGTCCCTGCATGCGACGCATGCGCGCGACGATGTCCGGCCCGGTGGCGGCATACCAGTGCCCGATGTGCAGGTCGCCAGACGGGTAGGGGTACATGGTCAGCAGGTAGTGCTTGTCCCGCGGGTCGTCGTCATCGGCCCGATACAGGTCGTCGGCGGCCCATCTCTCACGCCAGCCAGACTCGTAGGTCTTCGGATCGAACCGATCGCCGCGCTCGGTCATTCGGGTGCTCCTTCTTCCGGGAACCAGGCCATCAGCAGCTCGTCGCGATACTCGCCGCCCGGAACGCGGTACTGGCGGCGGCGCAGCCCCTCCCGCACGAATCCCGTGTGCTCGTACACGGCGATCGCCCGGTCATTGTCCGGGAAGACGCCCAGGGCAACCTTGGCCAGGCCACGCTCGCCCGCCCAGCTCTTGGTTGCCTCGACCAGCGCCGAACCGATCCCCACACCGCGCCAGCCATCGGCCACGCAGATCGACAGGGTGCCCACGTGGTCGCTCACCACGCTGCGCTCGACACTGACCAGCACGTTGCCGACCACGTCGCCGTCCGCCTCGGCCACCAGCGCCAGGCTGCTCGCGTCGCGGATCATCTCGCCGATGTAGAACGCCTCGGACGGCTGGCTCACCGCCGACGGAGGCGTCACCAGCCAGCGTCCCTCGCGGCGCACGTCGGCGAACAGGCTCGCCAGCGCCCGCGCATCGGTCGGGCGTGCCGGGCGCAGCGTCCAGGGCCGGCCATCCCTGGCCGTCCGGGGCTGGCTCTCAGTGATCGTCATGCTGGCCACGCCATCCTCATCGGTCTTCCGACAGGTACGACAAAGCCCCCACCTCGTCAGTGACGAAGGGGGGCCTTCGCGGTACCACGCTGACTTGACCGATTGGGGTGGTGGAGCTGGGGGGACTCGAACCCCCGACCCCCTGCATGCCATGCAGGTGCTCTCCCAGCTGAGCTACAACCCCACGATCGGTCCACTCATCGGCGCTGCTATCGGACGCCATCCCGGCCGGTATTGGCGGCTGCTCGGCAGG is a genomic window of Chloroflexota bacterium containing:
- the nadD gene encoding nicotinate-nucleotide adenylyltransferase, whose product is MARARQKPRARKVGILGGTFDPPHIGHLWLATLAADSLGLGHVLLMPAARPPHKGRTAISNAADRVMMTRLAISGDPGLDLSLVEMERPGPSYTVDSLAQLRAHLGKEVGLVLIMAADSFAEIETWREPDRLLELAEWAVGPRPGTPLPEREELRARFGSAAARIHLLDGPSLDLSSSDIRARVAAGRPIRYLVPRAVEELITARGLYRRKRP
- the rsfS gene encoding ribosome silencing factor translates to MDLASDRKAVDIVLLRTTEVTTMADYFVICTGRSDRQLQVLANGIIDELRDDGIRPLGVEGRGAARWVLLDYGAVIVHLFAPDEREFYGLERLWSNAAQVVRLV
- the holA gene encoding DNA polymerase III subunit delta codes for the protein MTLLFVHGDDDFGIDQSLTTFAARVDVAERTEITPERSPDEAAIDRARLESATVGMFGAHLVVLHQPIFAAGRSNAATDKLLALATELPDGAALALAELRPSRDAGRPPALLQRIVEAVVARGGTVEERATPRRNQLQGWIRAHAEGLGVAIEPRAAAVLAERIGGAIWESDIERGQQTRVADGELRKLATYAGARAITPADAEALVSDTRPASVFAITNAIDRREPAAAAAAIERAIGEGQPVLRILAALEGRIADLIVARDLGANGATPQELTRRVGRGNARMAERIAESARRYSGAELEGMLRGLFEADLSIKANEMEEEPALVAWLGEYLLATRPTRG
- a CDS encoding HDIG domain-containing metalloprotein, with amino-acid sequence MAAVPTLAEAERLLASFDLPDGIVTHSRGVSRVAAEAARLLDAADVKVDPRLVAVAALLHDVDKPMTRGDGDRHGVLGARWMAERGYPELAEPIASHPIASLLDPSREPRGWASVAVAVADRHVAEAFVSIDERIDDQARRYPDYRADLELARAPAHAMQADLAAAAGLTVDELEARLRAAWAEGQAG
- a CDS encoding helix-hairpin-helix domain-containing protein, with the protein product MTIGDRIAIAALATALAAVGLGAWLLLGAGAAPSTPDEVLDPFGEPSASAVAVSSERLVVDVEGAVLRPGIIELPTGSRVADAIEAAGGYGPHVDLVAAAAQVNLAATLRDGQQIVVPLIGATAGGGGSGSGAGSVLVDLNSASPEELDALPGIGPVTVQKIVAARAEQPFSSLEEMVTRKVLTNAQVDKIRDLIIVG
- the leuS gene encoding leucine--tRNA ligase, whose product is MTERGDRFDPKTYESGWRERWAADDLYRADDDDPRDKHYLLTMYPYPSGDLHIGHWYAATGPDIVARMRRMQGLNVMFPMGFDSFGLPAENAAIDRGVHPAEWTETNVERMRTQFRSMGCMFDWSREVVTSDPAYYRWTQWLFLQFFHAGLAYRAMSPVDWCPKDQVVLAREQVEGADRHCWRCGTPVIKRDLEQWFLRTTRYADELLDFSKIDWPEPIRLMQTNWIGRSEGAEVDFAVEADGVAPIRVFTTRPDTIFGATFMVLAPEHPAVAALTTDERRAEVEACVAAARRETEIERMGTERDRRGVFIGAFAIHPMTGERIPIWIADYVLPTYGTGAVMGVPAHDDRDYAFAKRYDLPIRYVVAPRDGRVREGGAFLPHTDDEVLVDSGDFTGMAASDAIAAITEELAERGQGQAAVTYRIRDWLISRQRYWGAPIPIVYCDEHGPQPVPEDQLPVLLPRDVDFAPTGVSPLQSHAEFLNASCPVCAGPARRETDTMDTFVDSAWYFLRYCSPHDETQAWDPVAVMRWMPVDLYTGGAEHAVLHLMYSRFFVKALRDMHHLDFDEPFTALRNQGQILGADHHRMSKSRGNVVNPDDLTSRFGSDTVRCFLMFIGPWDQGGPWNPSSIEGVHRFLGRVWAVAQASGSRPGNGETRGLRQATHRAIKEVGEDYAEFHFNTALSRLMELTNALGSARDDGLAGTDAYAEAVDALLLLLAPMAPHISEELWARRGKPYSIHQQAWPTFDPALVVSERIELPVQVDGKLRGRLSVSPDTAPEEIERLALASERVQAYLKGRAPRKVVQIPGRLVNIVTPGD
- a CDS encoding GNAT family protein, coding for MTITESQPRTARDGRPWTLRPARPTDARALASLFADVRREGRWLVTPPSAVSQPSEAFYIGEMIRDASSLALVAEADGDVVGNVLVSVERSVVSDHVGTLSICVADGWRGVGIGSALVEATKSWAGERGLAKVALGVFPDNDRAIAVYEHTGFVREGLRRRQYRVPGGEYRDELLMAWFPEEGAPE